The nucleotide sequence CGGAAAAATTATCTCTGCTGATGAGGCAAAATCCATGGGGCTTGTCAATGAAGTTTTTGAAGACAAGGCTGCCATGGATGCCGCCACGGATGATTGGATCCGGAAAAATATCCTCGGGAAGAGCGCTTCATCCCTGCGTTTTGCCACCAGGGCGGCCAGGGCCTCCTTTGATTTCTTCATGCTGAAACATCTTCCGTGCTTTTCTGACATGTACCTGAAGGAAATGATGGAAACCCATGATGCCAATGAAGGGATCAATGCATTTATTGAAAAGAGAAAACCTATTTGGAAAAATTGTTAATGAAACTATATAAATATTGAAAACCGATGAGTGAAAAAGTAATCCAGGACAAGAGCGAACTCGTAAGATTGCGGTCGGCGAATGATCTTCGCACGACAATGGACGGGTATTTTGCAAGACTGAAAGAAGCTGCTGAAACCGGGAGCCGGAAGATCGCCTGGTGCACGAGCGTCGGGCCGGCCGAACTGCTGTATTCAATGGGGTTCGAGGTCTATTTTCCCGAAAATCACGGCGCCATGCTGGGCGCCGGCAAGAATGCCGACAAGTATATCCCTACGGCAGTCGCCCACGGTTATTCACCCGATATCTGTTCTTACCTTACCAGCGATATCGGCGCTTTCCTGCAAAATGAAACACCGCTCCAGAAGAGCGGCTTCAGTTCGGTTCCCCGGCCCGATATCCTTGTTTTTAATACAAATCAGTGCCGTGAGGTGGAAGACTGGTTCAGCTTTTACTCCAGGCATTTTAATGTCCCCATCGTTGGAATTCATACCCCTTTATGCATCCACGACCTGAGCCCGGAGATCATTAAAAGCGTTTCAGACCAGTACCATCGGATTATTCCTGAAATAGAAAAAGTGGCAGGGAGAAAATTCGACATGGACAGCTTCAGGGAAACCGTCGGTTTATCCCATGATGGCTGCGTACTTTGGAAACAGGTGCTGCAAAAAGCAAAGCACCTGCCGTCGCCCATCAATTTCTTTGACGCTGCCATCCATATGGGGCCTATCGTTATCATGCGGGGCACAAAATATGCTGTCGATTATTACAAAATCCTCCTGGCGGAACTGGAAGAGAGGATTGAAAACAATATCAGCGCAGTTCCAGTAGAACGATTCAGGATATACTGGGAGGGTATGCCGATTTGGTACAAGCTGAGTAATATGGCCAAATTATTTGCTAAGCTCGACACTTGCCTTGTCGCTTCAACCTATTGTAACAGTTGGGTATTTGATGATCTCGACCCTGCTAACCCGTTTGAATCCTCCGCCCTGGCCTACAGCAAACTCTTTATTGTCCGGTCGGATTCGGTAAAAGAAAATGTCCTGGAACAATTGCTAAAGGAATTCACTGTTCATGGGATCATCTACCATGAATCCAAGACCTGCGCACGGAATTCCAATAATCGTTACGGGCTGCAAAACCGCCTGTCCAAAAAGACCGGCATCCCGTACCTTGAGATCAACGGCGACCTCAACGATCCGCGCTGCTACTCCGAGGAACAAAGTATCATTGCCATCGAAACATTTATCGATCAATTAGCAGGAATGGTAAAACAGGCGTAATTTACAGTTTACAATTTACGATTTACAAACTTAAAATTTAAATCTTAAACCTTA is from Bacteroidales bacterium and encodes:
- a CDS encoding 2-hydroxyacyl-CoA dehydratase family protein translates to MSEKVIQDKSELVRLRSANDLRTTMDGYFARLKEAAETGSRKIAWCTSVGPAELLYSMGFEVYFPENHGAMLGAGKNADKYIPTAVAHGYSPDICSYLTSDIGAFLQNETPLQKSGFSSVPRPDILVFNTNQCREVEDWFSFYSRHFNVPIVGIHTPLCIHDLSPEIIKSVSDQYHRIIPEIEKVAGRKFDMDSFRETVGLSHDGCVLWKQVLQKAKHLPSPINFFDAAIHMGPIVIMRGTKYAVDYYKILLAELEERIENNISAVPVERFRIYWEGMPIWYKLSNMAKLFAKLDTCLVASTYCNSWVFDDLDPANPFESSALAYSKLFIVRSDSVKENVLEQLLKEFTVHGIIYHESKTCARNSNNRYGLQNRLSKKTGIPYLEINGDLNDPRCYSEEQSIIAIETFIDQLAGMVKQA